Below is a window of Gossypium hirsutum isolate 1008001.06 chromosome A12, Gossypium_hirsutum_v2.1, whole genome shotgun sequence DNA.
CTTGATTATTGACCTATTTACAACCAGTTGAGTAATCTGCAAGCAATTCCGCTAAATATTCAACCTCGACTGATTAACAGTTTGAAATAGCTCttacttataattttaaaataaatttaatattggaaaaagaaaaagaaactaaatcTAAATGCGCATTTGCATTTGGAAGAAGGGTGAGAGGCTAAGAATTTGAAGGGCAAAATTTACCATTTGACTGAGAGGCATGAATTGCTTATACCAGTCAGAGTCTTGCTTGATTGCAGCTTTTAAACTAAGCTGCAAAGCTTCAACAAACTGCAGTAAAGATAGAAGAGCCATTGCTTCGTTTGCATCTAAAGGTAAACCCCTCCGTGCATGTTTGATAGCAGATTCAACCTTTACAGAGACAAAAACACAAACACTTGGAGGAGCCATAAATCGACAATACCAAATTAAAAGCTGGAAgaaagtgaaaaaagaaaaaagaaaaaagaaaaaagaagaagatatttACGAGAGCAAGGTCGACGGAAGTCAAGTCCAAGATAAAAGAGTCATGATTGTGCATTAGGATCGCAGCATTGGTTTCTTGTAAAAGACTCAAACTCTCTTGGAATGTTTGATCGAGAGACCAAAGCTGGGCCTATCAAATTATCAATCGTTACACCCcaatcaaagaaaacaaaaaaaaaaaattgtgggtTTTATCTAAAAGGAAGAGAAAAACTGAAAGGAAACCTTAGTTGCTTGACGACCCAAGGATGTGCGGGCAAAAGAGGCAACGGAGTGGCAAAGCTTATCCCATTCTAAAACCCTGAGAGAATTGGATTTGACTTTGGATAGATTATGGTGGTCCATCGAGGATGATACTTTGAAATAAGCATTCCTTCTTCGGATTATATTGATTGGGCAACCATGAATGGTGCCCACTGCTGCAAAAAGTGGCACTGGCATGCTCATCAGCTGTTACAAATGGCGGGAGGATGGTGATTGGTATTCAACGGCCACCCTAACACCACCAAATCAGAAGTTCGCTTCATTTTTATCCGTTAACATGTTAATTTTAATCGTTAATTTTAATCGTTAATATAAGGGTTAATATCAGATTAGGCCCCTGTTCGTTAGTACTTCTTCTAATATAGTACCTCTACTTTCAAACTGTCCAATTTGGTATATAAATTTCAATCCCGTTTATTAGACCATAATgtggtaaatttttttatacatgaCACGTGACCAATTGAGCGAAGAAAGTGACATTCTTTTTATGACCTTTTACTAAAGTTTAAAGACTTCTCtacaattaatttaaatattaaaaatataaaattattttttaaggatTATTATCTTATactgaagtaaaaaaaaaaatccacaaGTGAGTCTTAGTTGatactatttatttttaagatataataaaataataataaataattaaaaaagacacTTCGTATCATTCTAAGTATCCTTGAGTTATTTTACTCCGCTCACAGTTCACAAAATAAGAACCTATTTTAATACTGAAAATATTGTAAAATGACACAGAAATTGATCCTCTAATTATCATTTTTGGCAAAAAGAAAACATTAAGTATCTAAGTGAAAAATAGTATAGTTTAAAGGTCAATTTTGTAGTTTATATAAAAAGACATTATTACAAgtagggataaatattaaaactatacatgaattttggtctaatatttaaaattttgatttaatccaaaacttataaattattaacactaATTATTGATTTATCATCAATTTATGTTTACttattgcatacacaaataataatatttatctaatataaacttaaattgatgcatttatttctttaaatgtatatgattgaattaaaattaaagtttcatgtataaacttcaaccataattaaaatttcatattaattatataattttatttctatagataattttaagttttttttaaatcaaggtatattttgttttttataacattaaccaaaaaattttgaagttttgcAAGTGGTATTAATAAATCTGTTAATTGGAAATTGAGTTGCttttatgattgaaaaataaaaaataaaaaattattaaaatttagttaataaaaaaaattatgccaTTCATATTACTCCCAGTCTGTGGTGATAATACAGATAAATCAAACACTATCTTCATCTTATGATTTCTCCCATTGGATTTTTAAAAAAGGTTAAACCATACTCATTCAAACAGGAATAGTATATATAATCCACAGCTCATAATATTACAAACATAACAATAATGGAGATATAACGCCGATCATCATCAACCCAATTAAGGCTGATACGTGATATAACCCAACCTGTAATCATTTGGTTGAATTAAACCTTCTAGCCCCTGCTATTCCATCCTTTATCGTCAATTGGTTTTAGCTTCTTCCTTGCTAGAGGCACCATCATGTTCAACTTCATCCTTCTTTACCGGTTCTCCACTTGCCTTGAccttatcatcttcttcatcatcgTTCTTCGACTCGGGTTTACCGTCATCCTTTTCCGGTTCAGCAGACGAGGATTCACCCTCCTTCGAATCAGAAATATCTTTCTCCGTCTTCTTCT
It encodes the following:
- the LOC121211179 gene encoding uncharacterized protein, which translates into the protein MGGCASKPKEFDTTAGVPMKPEKPKPDTAADDDANGGEKKTEKDISDSKEGESSSAEPEKDDGKPESKNDDEEDDKVKASGEPVKKDEVEHDGASSKEEAKTN